A genomic window from Hyla sarda isolate aHylSar1 chromosome 10, aHylSar1.hap1, whole genome shotgun sequence includes:
- the LOC130293558 gene encoding interferon-inducible GTPase 5-like yields MDSSFDIITDEEVQEVRSALEDGDLCKATERISEYLEEIENAPLNIAITGESGTGKSTFVNAIRGMDDDEEGSARTGVVETTMKPTPYTHQQYPNVTVWDLPGTGTPHFAAADYLESVQFRQYDFFIILSSERFKLNDIVLAKEIQAMNKKFYFVRSKVDSDLHASQVRRKKTYNEEAILKEIRDNCINNLSDGGIAKPQVFLLSCLELDKYDFHEMQNTLEKELPEHKKHIFLISLPNISLPILEKKREALRKEIWKLSTLSCAVATVPIPGLSVAVDVGILVKAMRNYQSAFGLDEQSLEKLANKCGKDVSELRSVIKSPLVVQEINKELVLKLLSKGAGGALMLAEYAASNIPVLGSMAAGGISFGTTYWMLLGFLKEIAEDAVRVLTKALESDV; encoded by the coding sequence ATGGATTCTTCTTTCGACATAATCACTGATGAAGAAGTGCAGGAAGTAAGGTCTGCTTTAGAAGATGGTGACCTCTGTAAAGCAACTGAAAGAATCAGTGAGTACCTTGAGGAAATAGAAAATGCCCCATTAAACATCGCCATCACAGGGGAGTCAGGAACAGGAAAGTCTACTTTTGTCAATGCCATCCGTGGcatggatgatgatgaagaaggTTCTGCCAGAACCGGTGTGGTGGAGACAACGATGAAGCCAACGCCATACACACATCAGCAGTATCCCAACGTAACTGTTTGGGATCTTCCAGGAACAGGAACTCCACATTTTGCGGCAGCCGATTATCTTGAATCTGTTCAGTTTCGTCAATACGACTTTTTCATCATCCTGTCATCAGAACGCTTCAAGCTAAATGACATTGTCCTAGCAAAGGAGATCCAAGCTATGAACaaaaaattctactttgtgaGATCCAAAGTTGACTCCGACTTGCATGCCTCCCAGGTACGGAGGAAGAAGACTTACAATGAAGAGGCCATACTGAAAGAAATCCGAGATAACTGCATTAATAATCTCAGTGATGGGGGAATCGCCAAGCCCCAAGTGTTTCTCCTCTCATGCCTGGAACTGGACAAGTACGACTTCCATGAAATGCAGAATACTCTAGAAAAGGAGCTTCCGGAACACAAGAAACACATATTCCTGATCTCTCTACCCAACATTTCTCTGCCGATTCTAGAGAAGAAGCGCGAGGCTCTGAGGAAAGAAATATGGAAGTTGTCTACTCTTTCTTGTGCAGTGGCTACGGTCCCCATCCCCGGACTGTCTGTAGCTGTTGATGTAGGAATTCTGGTAAAAGCCATGAGAAACTACCAGAGTGCTTTTGGCTTGGATGAACAATCTCTAGAAAAGTTGGCCAACAAGTGTGGTAAAGATGTCAGTGAGTTACGATCTGTGATAAAGTCCCCTTTAGTTGTACAAGAGATAAATAAAGAGCTTGTCCTCAAATTACTAAGCAAAGGGGCCGGAGGGGCTCTCATGCTCGCTGAGTATGCTGCTAGCAATATCCCAGTGCTAGGTAGCATGGCAGCAGGGGGCATCTCATTTGGTACCACATACTGGATGCTCCTTGGATTCCTTAAAGAGATTGCCGAAGACGCAGTGCGTGTTCTTACGAAGGCATTAGAGTCAGACGTGTAA
- the LOC130294403 gene encoding interferon-inducible GTPase 5-like — MEKGQEINSDRSFETKEELKEIRSALEHGDLCQVIERLNKYLEEIENAPLHIAITGQSGSGKSTFINAIRGMGDEEEGSAPTGVVETTMEPIPYTHQDYTNVRFWDLPGIGTPNFTAADYLQSVEFSRYDFFIILSSERFKQNDIDLAKEIQAMDKKFFFVRSKVDSDLHASQVRRKKTYNEEAILKEIRDNCVNNLSDGGITEPQVFLLSCLDLENYDFSKMQETLEKELPEHKKHIFLSSLPNISLPILEKKREALKKCIWKLSFVSCMVATVMDPVQSIACDIEILVKFMKIFKKIFGLDEQSLEKLAKKCGKDVSELRSVIKSPLVVEEINKELVIKLLIRGSTGALKKVQIVASIFPILGGLVGGGISFGTTYWMLCNFLKDIAEDAVHVLKKALESQA; from the coding sequence ATGGAGAAAGGGCAGGAAATTAATTCTGACCGCTCTTTTGAGACGAAGGAAGAattgaaagaaattaggtctgCTTTAGAACATGGTGACCTCTGTCAAGTAATTGAAAGACTCAACAAATACCTTGAGGAAATAGAAAATGCCCCATTACACATCGCCATCACGGGACAGTCAGGATCAGGAAAGTCTACCTTTATTAATGCCATCCGCGGCATGGGTGATGAAGAAGAAGGTTCTGCCCCAACTGGTGTGGTGGAGACAACGATGGAGCCAATACCTTACACCCATCAGGATTATACTAATGTAAGGTTTTGGGATCTTCCAGGAATAGGAACTCCAAATTTTACCGCAGCCGATTATCTTCAGTCTGTTGAGTTCAGTCGATACGACTTTTTCATCATTCTTTCATCAGAACGATTCAAGCAAAACGACATTGACCTGGCAAAGGAAATCCAAGCTATGGACAAAAAGTTCTTCTTTGTTAGATCCAAAGTTGACTCCGACTTGCATGCCTCCCAGGTACGAAGGAAGAAGACTTACAATGAAGAGGCCATACTGAAAGAAATCCGAGATAACTGCGTTAACAATCTCAGTGATGGGGGAATCACAGAGCCTCAAGTGTTTCTCCTCTCATGTCTGGACCTGGAAAACTACGATTTTAGCAAAATGCAGGAAACTTTAGAAAAGGAGCTTCCAGAACACAAGAAACACATATTTCTAAGCTCTCTACCCAACATTTCTTTGCCGATTCTAGAGAAGAAGCGTGAGGCTCTGAAGAAATGCATCTGGAAATTGTCTTTTGTTTCTTGTATGGTGGCTACAGTCATGGACCCAGTACAGTCTATAGCTTGTGATATAGAGATTCTAGTGAAATTCATGAAAATCTTCAAGAAAATATTTGGCTTGGATGAACAATCTTTAGAAAAATTGGCCAAAAAGTGTGGTAAAGATGTCAGTGAGTTACGATCTGTGATAAAGTCCCCTTTAGTTGTAGAAGAGATAAATAAAGAGCTTGTCATCAAATTACTAATCAGAGGTTCCACAGGGGCCCTCAAGAAAGTCCAGATTGTTGCTAGTATTTTCCCAATTCTAGGTGGCCTGGTAGGAGGGGGCATCTCATTTGGTACCACATATTGGATGCTATGTAATTTCCTAAAAGATATTGCTGAAGATGCAGTGCATGTCCTTAAGAAGGCATTAGAGTCAcaggcttaa
- the LOC130294402 gene encoding interferon-inducible GTPase 5-like isoform X1: protein MAKKVKVQNKIRRPEDETPLGYTRRSVYLKMDFSYNARTEELQEINSDHSFEMITDDELKEINSALEDGDLCEVTERLNQHLKEIENAPLSIAVTGESGSGKSTFINAIRGMDDEEEGSAQTGVVETTMEPIPYTHQDYTNVRFWDLPGIGTPNFKAADYLESVQFRQYDFFIIMSSERFKQNDIDLAKEIQAMDKKFYFVRSKVDSDLHASQVRRKKTYKEEAILKEIRDNCIKHLNDGGIAKPQVFLLSCLDLDKYDFHEMQNTLEKELPEHKKHIFLISLPNISLPILEKKREALRKYIWMWSTLSCAVAAVPIPGLSIACDIGILIKAMKDYRSAFGLNKQSLERLADKCGKDVSELRSVIKSPLVIQEINKELVIKLLSKGVVGALMVVEYAVSNIPVLGSMAAGGISFGTTYWMLHGFLKEIADDAVRVLRKALESDV from the coding sequence GTCAGTTTACTTGAAAATGGATTTTTCTTATAACGCCCGCACTGAAGAACTGCAGGAaatcaattctgaccactctttTGAGATGATCACTGATGATGAATTAAAAGAAATTAACTCTGCTTTAGAAGATGGTGACCTCTGTGAAGTAACGGAAAGACTCAACCAACACCTTAAGGAAATAGAAAATGCCCCATTAAGCATCGCCGTCACAGGGGAGTCAGGATCAGGAAAGTCAACTTTTATTAATGCCATCCGTGGTATGGATGATGAAGAAGAAGGTTCTGCCCAAACTGGTGTGGTGGAGACAACGATGGAGCCAATACCTTACACCCATCAGGATTATACTAATGTAAGGTTTTGGGATCTTCCAGGAATAGGAACTCCAAATTTTAAAGCAGCCGATTATCTAGAGTCTGTGCAGTTTCGTCAATATGACTTTTTCATCATCATGTCATCAGAACGCTTCAAGCAAAACGACATTGACCTGGCAAAGGAGATCCAAGCTATGGATAagaaattctactttgttagATCCAAAGTTGACTCCGACTTGCATGCCTCCCAGGTACGGAGGAAGAAGACTTACAAAGAAGAGGCCATACTTAAAGAAATCCGAGATAACTGCATTAAACATCTCAATGATGGGGGAATCGCCAAGCCCCAAGTGTTTCTCCTCTCATGCCTGGACCTGGACAAGTACGACTTCCATGAAATGCAGAATACTCTAGAAAAGGAGCTTCCGGAACACAAGAAACACATATTCCTGATCTCTCTACCCAACATTTCTCTGCCAATTCTTGAGAAGAAGCGCGAGGCTCTGAGGAAATACATCTGGATGTGGTCTACTCTTTCTTGTGCAGTGGCTGCAGTCCCAATCCCAGGACTGTCTATAGCTTGTGATATAGGAATTCTGATAAAAGCTATGAAGGACTACAGAAGTGCCTTTGGCTTGAATAAGCAGTCACTAGAAAGGTTGGCCGACAAGTGTGGTAAAGATGTCAGTGAGTTACGATCTGTGATAAAGTCCCCTTTAGTTATACAAGAGATAAATAAAGAACTTGTCATCAAATTACTAAGCAAAGGGGTCGTAGGGGCTCTCATGGTAGTTGAGTATGCTGTAAGCAATATCCCAGTGCTAGGTAGCATGGCAGCAGGGGGCATCTCATTTGGTACCACATACTGGATGCTCCATGGATTCCTTAAAGAGATTGCTGATGATGCAGTGAGAGTTCTTAGAAAGGCATTAGAGTCAGACGTGTAA
- the LOC130294402 gene encoding interferon-inducible GTPase 5-like isoform X2, whose amino-acid sequence MSVYLKMDFSYNARTEELQEINSDHSFEMITDDELKEINSALEDGDLCEVTERLNQHLKEIENAPLSIAVTGESGSGKSTFINAIRGMDDEEEGSAQTGVVETTMEPIPYTHQDYTNVRFWDLPGIGTPNFKAADYLESVQFRQYDFFIIMSSERFKQNDIDLAKEIQAMDKKFYFVRSKVDSDLHASQVRRKKTYKEEAILKEIRDNCIKHLNDGGIAKPQVFLLSCLDLDKYDFHEMQNTLEKELPEHKKHIFLISLPNISLPILEKKREALRKYIWMWSTLSCAVAAVPIPGLSIACDIGILIKAMKDYRSAFGLNKQSLERLADKCGKDVSELRSVIKSPLVIQEINKELVIKLLSKGVVGALMVVEYAVSNIPVLGSMAAGGISFGTTYWMLHGFLKEIADDAVRVLRKALESDV is encoded by the coding sequence GTCAGTTTACTTGAAAATGGATTTTTCTTATAACGCCCGCACTGAAGAACTGCAGGAaatcaattctgaccactctttTGAGATGATCACTGATGATGAATTAAAAGAAATTAACTCTGCTTTAGAAGATGGTGACCTCTGTGAAGTAACGGAAAGACTCAACCAACACCTTAAGGAAATAGAAAATGCCCCATTAAGCATCGCCGTCACAGGGGAGTCAGGATCAGGAAAGTCAACTTTTATTAATGCCATCCGTGGTATGGATGATGAAGAAGAAGGTTCTGCCCAAACTGGTGTGGTGGAGACAACGATGGAGCCAATACCTTACACCCATCAGGATTATACTAATGTAAGGTTTTGGGATCTTCCAGGAATAGGAACTCCAAATTTTAAAGCAGCCGATTATCTAGAGTCTGTGCAGTTTCGTCAATATGACTTTTTCATCATCATGTCATCAGAACGCTTCAAGCAAAACGACATTGACCTGGCAAAGGAGATCCAAGCTATGGATAagaaattctactttgttagATCCAAAGTTGACTCCGACTTGCATGCCTCCCAGGTACGGAGGAAGAAGACTTACAAAGAAGAGGCCATACTTAAAGAAATCCGAGATAACTGCATTAAACATCTCAATGATGGGGGAATCGCCAAGCCCCAAGTGTTTCTCCTCTCATGCCTGGACCTGGACAAGTACGACTTCCATGAAATGCAGAATACTCTAGAAAAGGAGCTTCCGGAACACAAGAAACACATATTCCTGATCTCTCTACCCAACATTTCTCTGCCAATTCTTGAGAAGAAGCGCGAGGCTCTGAGGAAATACATCTGGATGTGGTCTACTCTTTCTTGTGCAGTGGCTGCAGTCCCAATCCCAGGACTGTCTATAGCTTGTGATATAGGAATTCTGATAAAAGCTATGAAGGACTACAGAAGTGCCTTTGGCTTGAATAAGCAGTCACTAGAAAGGTTGGCCGACAAGTGTGGTAAAGATGTCAGTGAGTTACGATCTGTGATAAAGTCCCCTTTAGTTATACAAGAGATAAATAAAGAACTTGTCATCAAATTACTAAGCAAAGGGGTCGTAGGGGCTCTCATGGTAGTTGAGTATGCTGTAAGCAATATCCCAGTGCTAGGTAGCATGGCAGCAGGGGGCATCTCATTTGGTACCACATACTGGATGCTCCATGGATTCCTTAAAGAGATTGCTGATGATGCAGTGAGAGTTCTTAGAAAGGCATTAGAGTCAGACGTGTAA